From the genome of Streptomyces xanthophaeus:
GTCGGCAAGGGGCCCGGGGCCACCGCGATCCCGCTGGAGCTGCCGCCCTTCACCCTGGTCGGCGCCACCACCCGGGCCGGCCTGCTGCCCCCGCCGCTGCGGGACCGCTTCGGTTTCACCGGGCACATGGAGTTCTACGCCCCCGAGGAGCTGGAACGCGTCATCCACCGCTCCGCCCGCCTCCTCGACGTGGAGATCGACACCGCCGGCGCCGCCGAGATCGCCGGACGCTCCCGCGGCACCCCGCGCATCGCCAACCGCCTCCTGCGCCGCGTCCGCGACTACGCCCAGGTCCGGGCCGACGGCGTGATCAACCGCGAGGTGGCCGGTACCGCCCTGCAGGTGTACGAGGTGGACGGGCGCGGCCTCGACCGGCTGGATCGCGCCGTTCTCGAAGCCCTGCTCAAGCTGTTCGGCGGCGGACCCGTGGGCCTGTCCACCCTCGCCGTGGCCGTCGGCGAGGAGCGGGAGACCGTGGAGGAGGTCGCGGAGCCGTTCCTGGTCCGCGAGGGGCTGCTCGCACGTACCCCCAGGGGGCGGGTGGCGACGCCCGCCGCATGGGCTCACCTGGGACTCGTACCGCCGCAGCACGGCGGGAGTGGATCAAGCGGACAACAGGGCTTGTTCGGGGCCTGACGGCGCGGAGGTTCGACCCCTCAGGAACTGCGGTGCCATGCTGGGCGTTGTTCCATCGGTGCGGACTCGCCTAGACTCCGCCGATGCCGACCCTTCGGGTCGGTGTGCCCACCCCCGTAGAAAAGGCCGCCGTCCGCGTGCGGTCGTGCGAAGGATCTCCGTCCCGTGAATCTCGTGACACTCCTCCCGTTCATCGTGCTCATCGGGGCGATGTTCCTGATGACCCGCTCCGCGAAGAAGAAGCAGCAGGCCGCCGCGCAGATGCGCGACCACATGACGCCCGGCACCGGGGTCCGCACCATCGGCGGCATGTACGCCACGGTGAAGGAGATCGGTGACGACACGGTCACTCTCGAGCTGGCCCCCGGCGTCCACGCGATCTTCGCGAAGAACTCCATCGGAGCCGTTCTGGAGGACGCGGAGTACAACCGCATCGTCCACGGCATCGACGACGACGAGGCGACCGACACGCCGGTCGTCCCCGACGACGCCTCCTCGCTGACCGAGGCGCCGAAGGCGGACCTCACCAAGGACGAGGACGAGGCTCCCAAGCTCGACCTGGGCAAGAAGGACGAGGACGCGCCCAAGGGCGACGACGAGCCCAAGGACGGCAAGTCCGACGGCGAGGCCGGCGCGAAGTAACGCTCGGCGGGGGACCGTGGAGGCGCCCGACCGGCGACCGGCACGGTCCCCGTCTGTGACACTTCTGCGGGGGGCAGGGGTCCCCACCACACATTTCGTGGCCGTCCCCGCGCTGACCCGGCGCGGGACGGTTGGACAGGGAGAAACGACAAGGTGGCAGCACCGAAGAAGGGCCGGCGGCCCACGGGGGCTCAGGGGAGGCCGGGGCGCGCCCTGGCGATCATCCTGATCGCGATGGTGGCGCTCACCGCGGGGATGTTCCTCTCCAAGCAGACGACTCCCAGGCTGGGCATCGACCTCGCCGGCGGCACGAGCATCACGCTCAAGGCCAAGAGCGAGCCCGGCAAAGAGAGCGCCATCAACGAGACCAACATGAACACGGCGGTCGGCATCATCGACCGCCGCGTCAACGGTCTCGGCGTGTCCGAGGCAGAGGTCCAGACCCAGGGCCGCGACCACATCATCGTGAACATCCCCAAGGGGACGAACGAGCAGCAGGCGCGCGAGCAGGTCGGTACCACCGCCCAGCTGTACTTCCGCCCGGTCATCGCCTTCGCGGACGGCTCCCCGGCCGCTCCCGAGGGCACCGCGAGCCCGAGCCCCTCCGCGAGCGGCTCCGGGGCTCCCAAGGCCGGAGACGGCAAGACCAGCCCCTCCGCCACCCCGTCGTCCAGCGCCACTTCCCAGGGCCGCGCGCTCAGTGAGGCCCTCAAGGCCCCGGCCGCGCCCACTCCCTCGCCCTCGGCGAGCGAGTCGAAGAAGGCAGACGACACCAAGGCTCCGTCGCCGTCCGCCTCCGCCTCCACGCCGGCGACCGGCGACGAGGCCGCCGCCGCGGCCCTCCAGGCCAAGTTCGCGGCGCTGGACTGCAACGACCCGGCGCAGCGCGCAGCCGCCGGCCAGGGCGCCAAGCCCGAGGAGCCGATGATCGCCTGCGGTCAGCGCGGCGACGCCTGGGGCAAGTGGGTGCTCGGCCCGGCCCAGGTCAACGGCCAGGACGTGAAGGAAGCCAAGGGAGTCATCGACCCCCAGCGCGGCCAGTGGATCGTCACCATGCAGTTCACCGACAAGGGCGCCGACAAGTTCGCCAAGATCACCGGTGAGCTGGCCACCAAGCAGATGCCGCAGAACCAGTTCGCGATCGTGCTCGACGGCAAGGTCATCTCCGACCCGTCCGTGAGCCAGGCGCTGACCGGCGGCAACGCCGAGATCTCGGGCGGCTTCACCCAGCAGTCCGCGCAGGACCTGGGCAACATGCTCTCGTACGGCGCCCTGCCGCTCTCCTTCAGCGAGGACAGCGTCACCACCGTCACCGCCGCGCTCGGCGGAGAGCAGCTGAAGGCCGGCCTGATCGCCGGCGCCATCGGCCTGCTCCTCGTGGTGATCTACCTGCTGGTGTACTACCGGGGCCTGGCGTTCATCGCCATCGTCAGCCTCCTGGTCTCCGCGATCCTGACCTACACGATCATGTCGCTGCTCGGAAAGGGCATCGGCTTCGCGCTGAACCTGCCGGCCGTCTGCGGCGCGATCGTGGCGATCGGCATCACGGCGGACTCCTTCATCGTGTACTTCGAGCGCATCCGGGACGAGATCCGCGAGGGCCGCACCCTGCGTCCGGCCGTCGAGCGCGCCTGGCCGCGTGCCCGTCGCACGATCCTGGTCTCCGACTTCGTGTCGTTCCTGGCCGCGGCCGTGTTGTTCATCGTCACGGTGGGCAAGGTCCAGGGCTTCGCCTTCACACTGGGTCTTACGACCCTGCTCGACGTGGTCGTGGTGTTCCTCTTCACCAAGCCCGTCATGACACTGGTGGCGCGTACGAAGTTCTTCGCCAGCGGTCATCCGTGGTCCGGGCTGGACCCGAAGCGGCTGGGCGCCAAGCCTCCGCTGCGCCGGTCCCGCCGTACCGGTTCCGCCCCCGCCCCCGTCGACGCAAAGGAGGCGTGAGAGATGTCGAAGCTGGGAGATCTCGGCGCCAGGCTGTACCGCGGTGAGGTCGGCTACGACTTCGTCGGCAAGCGCTTTCTCTGGTACGGCGTTTCCATCCTGATCACCATCACGGCGATCGTCGCCCTGGCCGTCCAGGGCCTCAACATGGGCATCGAGTTCAAGGGCGGTGCCGTCTTCACCACCCCGAAGTCGACCGTCTCCGTGGCCAAGGCGACGGAAGCCGCGGAGAAGGCCTCGGGCCACGACGCGATCGTCCAGGAGCTCGGCACCGGCGGCCTGCGGATCCAGATCTCGGGTCTGGACACCGCAGCCGCGACCGACGTCAAGAAGGTCCTCGCCGCCGACCTCAAGGTCAGCGAGGCCGACGTCAACGCCGACCTGGTCGGCCCCAGCTGGGGCGAGCAGATCGCGAACAAGGCCTGGACCGGTCTCGGCGTGTTCATGGTCCTCGTGGTGATCTACCTGGCCATCGCCTTCGAGTGGCGGATGGCGGTCGCGGCGCTGATCGCGCTGATCCACGACCTCACCATCACCGTCGGCGTGTACGCGCTCGTCGGCTTCGAGGTCACGCCGGGCACGGTCATCGGTCTGCTGACGATCCTCGGTTACTCCCTCTACGACACCGTCGTCGTCTTCGACGGTCTCAAGGAGGGCTCGAAGGACATCACCAAGCAGACCCGCTGGACGTACAGCGAGGTCGCCAACCGCAGCATCAACGGCACCCTGGTCCGCTCGATCAACACCACGGTCGTGGCGCTCCTCCCGGTCGCCGCGCTGCTGTTCATCGGCGGTGGCTTCCTGGGCGCCGGCATGCTGAACGACATCTCGCTGTCGCTGTTCGTCGGCCTCGCGGCCGGTGCGTACTCCTCGATCTTCATCGCGACCCCGCTGGTCGTGGACCTCAAGGAGCGCGAGCCGGCGATGAAGGCGCTCAAGAAGCGGGTGCTCGCCAAGCGGGCGGCCGCGGTGGCCAAGGGCGAGTCCCCGGACGAGGCCTACGAGGCCGAGGACGAGCCGCAGGTCGTGGCGCAGGGCCGGCCGGGGCGACGGCGTTGACCGCGCCGCTGTCCGAGGACGCCCTGGGCCTGCTCCTCAGCCGGATCAAGGACGTGCCGGACTACCCGAAGCCGGGCGTGATGTTCAAGGACATCACCCCGCTGCTGGCGGACCCCAAGGCGTTCGCCGCGCTGACGGACGCGCTGGTGGAGCTGGCCGGGCGGTACGGCGCGACGAAGATCGTCGGCCTGGAGGCGCGCGGGTTCATCCTCGCGGCTCCGGTCGCCGTGCAGGCCGGGATCGGCTTCGTGCCGGTGCGCAAGGCCGGAAAGCTGCCGGGCGCGACGCTCGCGCAGTCGTACGAGCTGGAGTACGGCACCGCGGAGATCGAGGTCCACGCCGAGGACCTGTCGGCCGGTGACCGGGTCATGGTCATCGACGACGTGCTGGCCACCGGCGGTACCGCCGAGGCCTCGCTCTCGCTGATCCGGCGGGCCGGCGCGGAGGTCGCCGGCGTGGCGGTCCTGATGGAGCTGTCGTTCCTCCCGGGCCGGGCCAAGCTGGCCCCTGCCCTGGACGGGGCTCCGCTGGACGCGCTGATCGTGGTCTGACCTCTTTGCCTGCCGAGCGGCGGGTATCCGGGACATCCCGGGTGCCCGCCGCTTTCGTTTCCGGGCGCGGGCCGGTCGCCGGCGGCCGGCCCCCCGGACCCGGAGCCGCACATGGGACGGGCTCGCGGAACGAGGGGGCCGAACCCTCGCTACCATGGGTTGTCCGGACCGGACACGGGCACCGGATCCACCCCCGGACTCCGTCCGGGGGGACCCCCGTGAGGAGCGCTCTTGCCAGACGAGGTCCAGCCAATCTCCGCCGCGCAGCCCGACCCGCGGGCCGAGCAGACCACGGCGGCCCCGGCCACGCCCCCGCCGGCCCCGCCGGTGCCGCCGGTCAAGCCCGCGCCTGCGAAGTCCGCCGGGTCCTCCAACCGGGTGCGCGCCCGTCTCGCCCGGCTCGGCGTGCAGCGCTCGAACCCGTACAACCCGGTTCTGGAGCCGCTGCTCCGCATAGTCCGCAGCAACGACCCGAAGATCGAGACGGCGACGCTGCGCCAGCTGGAGCAGGCCTACCAGGTGGCCGAGCGCTGGCACCGCGGCCAGAAGCGCAAGAGCGGCGACCCCTACATCACCCACCCGCTCGCGGTGACCACCATCCTCGCCGAGCTCGGCATGGACCCCGCCACCCTCATGGCCGGTCTGCTGCACGACACCGTCGAGGACACCGAGTACGGCCTCGAAGACCTGCGCCGTGACTTCGGCGACGCCGTGGCCCTGCTCGTCGACGGCGTCACCAAGCTGGACCGGGTGAAGTTCGGCGAGGCCGCCCAGGCGGAGACCGTCCGCAAGATGGTCGTGGCGATGGCCAAGGACCCGCGCGTCCTGGTCATCAAGCTCGCCGACCGGCTGCACAACATGCGCACCATGCGCTACCTCAAGCGGGAGAAGCAGGAGAAGAAGGCCCGCGAGACCCTCGAGATCTACGCCCCGCTGGCGCACCGGCTGGGCATGAACACGATCAAGTGGGAGCTCGAAGACCTCTCCTTCGCGATCCTCTACCCGAAGATGTACGACGAGATCGTCCGCCTCGTCGCCGAGCGCGCGCCCAAGCGTGACGAGTACCTCGCCGTCGTCACCGACGAGGTGCAGGTCGACCTCAGGGCCGCCCGCATCAAGGCCACCGTCACGGGCCGCCCGAAGCACTACTACAGCGTCTACCAGAAGATGATCGTCCGCGGCCGTGACTTCGCGGAGATCTACGACCTGGTGGGCATTCGCGTCCTCGTCGACACCGTCCGGGACTGCTACGCGGCCCTGGGCACCGTGCACGCGCGATGGAACCCGGTCCCCGGCCGGTTCAAGGACTACATCGCGATGCCCAAGTTCAACATGTACCAGTCGCTCCACACGACCGTCATCGGACCCAGCGGCAAGCCCGTCGAGCTGCAGATCCGCACCTTCGACATGCACCGCCGCGCCGAGTACGGCATCGCCGCGCACTGGAAGTACAAGCAGCAGACCGTCGCCGGCACCTCCAAGGTCCGCACCGACGTCCCGCAGGCCGCCAAGGGCAGCGCCGGCCAGGACACGGTCAACGACATGGCCTGGCTGCGCCAGCTGCTGGACTGGCAGAAGGAGACCGAGGACCCGGGCGAGTTCCTCGACTCGCTGCGCTTCGACCTCTCCCGCAACGAGGTCTTCGTCTTCACCCCCAAGGGCGACGTCATCGCGCTGCCCGCCGGAGCCACCCCCGTGGACTTCGCGTACGCCGTCCACACCGAGGTCGGCCACCGGACGATAGGGGCCCGGGTCAACGGCCGGCTCGTCCCGCTGGAGTCCACGCTCGACAACGGCGACCTGGTCGAGGTCTTCACCTCCAAGGCCGAGGGCGCCGGCCCGTCCCGGGACTGGCTCGGCTTCGTCAAGTCCCCGCGGGCCCGCAACAAGATCCGAGCCTGGTTCTCCAAGGAGCGCCGCGACGAGGCCATCGAGCACGGCAAGGACGCCATCGCCCGGGCCATGCGCAAGCAGAACCTGCCGATCCAGCGCATCCTGACCGGCGACTCGCTCGTCACCCTCGCGCACGAGATGCGCTACCCCGACATCTCCTCCCTGTACGCGGCGATCGGCGAGGGCCACGTGGCCGCGCAGGGCGTCGTACAGAAGCTGGTGGCGGCCCTCGGCGGCGAGGAGGCGGCCAACGAGGACATCGAGGAATCGATCCCGCCGGCGCGCGGCCGCAAGCGGCGCACCAACGCCGACCCGGGAGTCGTCGTCAAGGGCGTCGACGACGTGTGGGTCAAGCTGGCCCGCTGCTGCACCCCGGTGCCGGGCGACCCGATCATCGGATTCGTCACGCGCGGCAGCGGCGTATCGGTTCACCGCGCGGACTGCGTCAACGTCGACTCGCTCTCCCAGCAGCCCGAGCGGATGCTGGAGGTCGAGTGGGCGCCCACCCAGTCCTCGGTCTTCCTGGTCGCCATCCAGGTCGAGGCGCTGGACCGGTCCCGGCTGCTGTCGGACGTCACCCGGGTCCTGTCGGACCAGCACGTCAACATCCTCTCGGCGGCCGTCCAGACCTCCCGCGACCGGGTGGCCACCTCCCGGTTCACCTTCGAGATGGGCGACCCCAAGCACCTGGGGCACGTCCTGAAGGCCGTCCGGGGCGTCGAGGGCGTCTACGACGTCTACCGCGTGACCTCCGCACGCAGGCCGTAACACGTACGAGGGCCCCGGTACGGAGATCCGTACCGGGGCCCTCGCAGGTTCACGGGCTGCCGCGAAAGATCAGCCGCCGAACTCCTCCAGGCCCTTCAGCGCCTGGTCCAGCAGGGCCTGGCGGCCCTCCAGCTCGCGCGAGAGCTTGTCGGCCTTGGTGTTGTTGCCCGCCGCGCGCGCCGCGTCGATCTGCTCACGCAGCTTGTCGACGGCCGCCTGGAGCTGGCCCGTCAGACCGGCCGCACGGGCCCGCGCCTCCGGGTTCGTACGGCGCCACTCGCCCTCCTCGGCCTCCTGGATCGCCCGCTCGACCGCGTGCATACGGCCCTCGACCTTCGGCCGGGCGTCCCGCGGCACGTGGCCGATGGCCTCCCAGCGCTCGTTGAGGGAGCGGAACGCGGCACGGGCCGCCTTCAGGTCCGTCACGGGTACGAGCTTCTCGGCCTCGTCGGCCAGCTCCTCCTTGAGCTTCAGGTTCTCGATCTGCTCGGCGTCACGCTCCGCGAAGACCTCGCTGCGGGCCGCGAAGAACACGTCCTGCGCACCGCGGAAACGGTTCCACAGGTCGTCCTCGGACTCGCGCTGCGCCCGGCCCGCCGCCTTCCAGTCGGCCATCAGCTCGCGGTAGCGGGCAGCCGTCGGACCCCAGTCGGTCGACTTCGACAGCGACTCGGCCTCCGCGACCAGCTTCTCCTTGACCTTGCGGGCATCCTCGCGCTGCGCGTCCAGCGAGGCGAAGTGCGCCTTGCGGCGCTTGGAGAAGGCGGAACGCGCGTGGGAGAACCGGTGCCACAGCTCGTCGTCCGACTTGCGGTCCAGACGCGGCAGCCCCTTCCAGATGTCCACCAGGGCGCGCAGCCGCTCACCGGCACTGCGCCACTGGTCGCTCTGGGCCAGCTGCTCGGCCTCGACGACCAGCGCGTCCTTGGCCGCACGGGCCTCGTCCGTCTGCTTGGCCTTCG
Proteins encoded in this window:
- the ruvB gene encoding Holliday junction branch migration DNA helicase RuvB; amino-acid sequence: MNWEDESDDRIVAAAADGEDTAVEAALRPKDLGEFVGQEKVRQQLDLVLKAARQRGATADHVLLSGAPGLGKTTLSMIIAAEMGAPIRITSGPAIQHAGDLAAILSSLQEGEVLFLDEIHRMSRPAEEMLYMAMEDFRVDVIVGKGPGATAIPLELPPFTLVGATTRAGLLPPPLRDRFGFTGHMEFYAPEELERVIHRSARLLDVEIDTAGAAEIAGRSRGTPRIANRLLRRVRDYAQVRADGVINREVAGTALQVYEVDGRGLDRLDRAVLEALLKLFGGGPVGLSTLAVAVGEERETVEEVAEPFLVREGLLARTPRGRVATPAAWAHLGLVPPQHGGSGSSGQQGLFGA
- the yajC gene encoding preprotein translocase subunit YajC, with translation MNLVTLLPFIVLIGAMFLMTRSAKKKQQAAAQMRDHMTPGTGVRTIGGMYATVKEIGDDTVTLELAPGVHAIFAKNSIGAVLEDAEYNRIVHGIDDDEATDTPVVPDDASSLTEAPKADLTKDEDEAPKLDLGKKDEDAPKGDDEPKDGKSDGEAGAK
- the secD gene encoding protein translocase subunit SecD, which gives rise to MAAPKKGRRPTGAQGRPGRALAIILIAMVALTAGMFLSKQTTPRLGIDLAGGTSITLKAKSEPGKESAINETNMNTAVGIIDRRVNGLGVSEAEVQTQGRDHIIVNIPKGTNEQQAREQVGTTAQLYFRPVIAFADGSPAAPEGTASPSPSASGSGAPKAGDGKTSPSATPSSSATSQGRALSEALKAPAAPTPSPSASESKKADDTKAPSPSASASTPATGDEAAAAALQAKFAALDCNDPAQRAAAGQGAKPEEPMIACGQRGDAWGKWVLGPAQVNGQDVKEAKGVIDPQRGQWIVTMQFTDKGADKFAKITGELATKQMPQNQFAIVLDGKVISDPSVSQALTGGNAEISGGFTQQSAQDLGNMLSYGALPLSFSEDSVTTVTAALGGEQLKAGLIAGAIGLLLVVIYLLVYYRGLAFIAIVSLLVSAILTYTIMSLLGKGIGFALNLPAVCGAIVAIGITADSFIVYFERIRDEIREGRTLRPAVERAWPRARRTILVSDFVSFLAAAVLFIVTVGKVQGFAFTLGLTTLLDVVVVFLFTKPVMTLVARTKFFASGHPWSGLDPKRLGAKPPLRRSRRTGSAPAPVDAKEA
- the secF gene encoding protein translocase subunit SecF; translated protein: MSKLGDLGARLYRGEVGYDFVGKRFLWYGVSILITITAIVALAVQGLNMGIEFKGGAVFTTPKSTVSVAKATEAAEKASGHDAIVQELGTGGLRIQISGLDTAAATDVKKVLAADLKVSEADVNADLVGPSWGEQIANKAWTGLGVFMVLVVIYLAIAFEWRMAVAALIALIHDLTITVGVYALVGFEVTPGTVIGLLTILGYSLYDTVVVFDGLKEGSKDITKQTRWTYSEVANRSINGTLVRSINTTVVALLPVAALLFIGGGFLGAGMLNDISLSLFVGLAAGAYSSIFIATPLVVDLKEREPAMKALKKRVLAKRAAAVAKGESPDEAYEAEDEPQVVAQGRPGRRR
- a CDS encoding adenine phosphoribosyltransferase, whose product is MTAPLSEDALGLLLSRIKDVPDYPKPGVMFKDITPLLADPKAFAALTDALVELAGRYGATKIVGLEARGFILAAPVAVQAGIGFVPVRKAGKLPGATLAQSYELEYGTAEIEVHAEDLSAGDRVMVIDDVLATGGTAEASLSLIRRAGAEVAGVAVLMELSFLPGRAKLAPALDGAPLDALIVV
- a CDS encoding RelA/SpoT family protein translates to MPDEVQPISAAQPDPRAEQTTAAPATPPPAPPVPPVKPAPAKSAGSSNRVRARLARLGVQRSNPYNPVLEPLLRIVRSNDPKIETATLRQLEQAYQVAERWHRGQKRKSGDPYITHPLAVTTILAELGMDPATLMAGLLHDTVEDTEYGLEDLRRDFGDAVALLVDGVTKLDRVKFGEAAQAETVRKMVVAMAKDPRVLVIKLADRLHNMRTMRYLKREKQEKKARETLEIYAPLAHRLGMNTIKWELEDLSFAILYPKMYDEIVRLVAERAPKRDEYLAVVTDEVQVDLRAARIKATVTGRPKHYYSVYQKMIVRGRDFAEIYDLVGIRVLVDTVRDCYAALGTVHARWNPVPGRFKDYIAMPKFNMYQSLHTTVIGPSGKPVELQIRTFDMHRRAEYGIAAHWKYKQQTVAGTSKVRTDVPQAAKGSAGQDTVNDMAWLRQLLDWQKETEDPGEFLDSLRFDLSRNEVFVFTPKGDVIALPAGATPVDFAYAVHTEVGHRTIGARVNGRLVPLESTLDNGDLVEVFTSKAEGAGPSRDWLGFVKSPRARNKIRAWFSKERRDEAIEHGKDAIARAMRKQNLPIQRILTGDSLVTLAHEMRYPDISSLYAAIGEGHVAAQGVVQKLVAALGGEEAANEDIEESIPPARGRKRRTNADPGVVVKGVDDVWVKLARCCTPVPGDPIIGFVTRGSGVSVHRADCVNVDSLSQQPERMLEVEWAPTQSSVFLVAIQVEALDRSRLLSDVTRVLSDQHVNILSAAVQTSRDRVATSRFTFEMGDPKHLGHVLKAVRGVEGVYDVYRVTSARRP
- a CDS encoding DUF349 domain-containing protein; protein product: MSSDPWGRVDETGTVYVRTSEGEQVVGSWQAGTPEEALAYFERKYEGLVVEIGLLEKRVRTTDLSAKDAQTAIDHLRTQVDEHHAVGDLDALRVRLDKLVTTVESRREERKVAKAKQTDEARAAKDALVVEAEQLAQSDQWRSAGERLRALVDIWKGLPRLDRKSDDELWHRFSHARSAFSKRRKAHFASLDAQREDARKVKEKLVAEAESLSKSTDWGPTAARYRELMADWKAAGRAQRESEDDLWNRFRGAQDVFFAARSEVFAERDAEQIENLKLKEELADEAEKLVPVTDLKAARAAFRSLNERWEAIGHVPRDARPKVEGRMHAVERAIQEAEEGEWRRTNPEARARAAGLTGQLQAAVDKLREQIDAARAAGNNTKADKLSRELEGRQALLDQALKGLEEFGG